CAGTTTTCAAATTGGTTTATCCAAAAGATGCTTCTGCATTAAGGGAAAGCATGCGGCCTTTAATCGAGGAAGAGTTGGATTAAAGGTCGCATGCTTTCCTTTGAGTATAACACATTATTCTCCAACTATTCATGGATTAAAGGCCGCATGCTTTCCCTTTATGCTGAAGAATTTTTTGGATCAAACCAATTTGAAAACTGAAATCAGATGTAATATATGAGAGAGAAAGGCTAAGAAAGAGCGAAAAATGTACCATTTCCAAATTTTTCATTTGGAATCTCAAAGGTGCTTGCTCACAGAAAAGTTTCATCATGTGAATCACAATAAAAACACAATCAATCGTATTTGTTTGTTGAGGGACCTAAGATAAGAGAAAACATGCTATCAAAAGAAAGAAACACACAAAATCTAAGGCACTACTAGAGAGATTTTACCTTAACTTCTGTTTTGATGACATTTGGCACAGGTGAATTTGACCCTTTTGTTTTTACCCACAAATTTTCCAAAAACCTACATTGATTAAAACTTGCAAATTATATTAATTGTATTAATACAtcaattatattaaataaattcttACCATTCAATTGTATTGTAAATTGAAGCACTCTCGTGATATGCAAACGAGTCCTGATGGGATTTGAATTTGCTTCCTCGTCCCCGAATCAAACAATCACCATACTATAGTGAAAAttgtataataatttttttaagaaaataaaattaaaactACTAGTTACAATGTAAACTTTCTTAAGTTGCATAAAAATCTTAAAAAATAGCTTGAGAAACTTACTATATGCTGACTGGAATAAGAATGTACGCGTATTCATTGAACTTCAATTTTTTTGCTAGAGTTGCCTCGTGTGCCAATTATTGAAAGCAAGGATAAGGAaaaataaatattacaaaaacataaatatataaatataaggCTCCACCACATTTTGGTGAACATTTTATATGGTATACTGAATAAAACTTAGAgggagaaagagagagagggaCATTGTCATATTCTCCTTTTCATCTTTTGGTAGGTGTTTACGTCTTTAAGTAAGATTTTTGCAGCTCTTAGCGAAGACATGGTGGTTCTATCCAAATGCCTAACAAAAAAAACAGGAATTGGTGTAAATTTGACAAAATCAAATAGCTATAATTCAAGAAAAAATCTATATATAAATGAATTTACCTCACgtataaaaataatacatatgTACTAACAAAGGCATCAACTTCAAAACTGTTCTTGACTGCTGTTATCATCGCATCATCTTAATTTTTGTTGCTGCCTTCGTGGGACACAGCCTATCTTGGAAACCTGCATTAACACATGAAGAGCATTAACCTTAAATGAAGACTACAAGCTTGTTAAAGTATGACCATATATCTTTATTCTTAAACCTGTCCTCTGTACTCTTATGTTCTCTGTCAACTGTCTTCCTCCTTTTAAAGGTTTTTATGGGAAACATAATATCCCGGGCTTGTGTTCCTACCGTCCACATAGCAATCTCCTGACTGTAGTGAACTGTCAATCTCTATTTATGCGCACCActgtttattttgattttaattataTGAGGCTGCCAATTCGGATCAATTTTATAGTGACTTAGTTCAAAGAATTGTTTAGAAGCAAGGTGCGGTAAATGGTGATACACATGGTTGTTACAGAAGATTGGACCAACATAGGTGGTTCTCGCATGTCCGACTTCACCAAACTGATTGCGAAGCCTCGAATCATATGGCATATAATCGATATCCTGTAGAATAAACACAGTATAAACGTAGATGATTGATTTGAAAACATAGTATAAACATAGTGTTATTTATACTATGGTAACTATGCATCTAAATAATCAGATTTACATGGTCAATGGGAGTTTAAACTTACTTCAGCGGAAAGATTCTGAAAAATGTTTATCAGGCCTTCGGTGTAGTCCTTCTTATTGCGACTAACTACCTTGACCTTTTCAATAATGCTGCTCAAAATTGACACGTTTAGTTCGCCTAAATCTGCCAAATAAATCCCGCAGCTTTTGAATACGTAATAGAAAAAAGCCCTGCTAAGGAATATATATCGATTATGAAGAAATAGGTTATGAGTTGTTGAGATATGCCTTACCTGTTGCAACTGATTGTTTTTTATGTTCAGTAAATCTAAGTCTTGCATATCTTGTTGTTAAATAAGATATAATCTAGGGTAGTTGTTCAGGATTGAAACTGCAGGCCTTGTAACTGCAGACCTGGTAGTTGGGATTAGGATTAGTATGATTTAAATTGTTAGTTATTGTGGTGGTTATAACTTCCACTACTATTTAAGAAATATTAGCTTGTGTATTTTAAGGTGTGTGAAATGAATATGCAGTTTGTGTAATTCTAATCTGTAGTAGTTTCAATTTAAAAAACCAAATGAGTGCTGAAATCTAAAGTTGTATAAGAGACtagagattgagagagagagaacGGAGAGATTATAAACTTACTATAATTATCCATCTGTTGCCATCAAGATTGCTCTTATGATCAACAACGCAGTCACCGATGCCTTTGTAGAGAAAGGACAAAAGCGCTGCTCCCCAAGCGTAGGAGTCCAATTTATTGAACTTTCGAATCTTCTTCAAGTGAGTGGTACACACAGTATGCCCATTAGCAGCAGGCACAATAGAAGTTTACTACTTCGAAATATTCTATAGGTAAGATTACTACTTCGAAATTTTTGTCATGATGTGTAGTTATTTGAATTTGTTATTTGTGTTCAAAAGAGCTTTGCATGTTGTGTGCTTGTATGCTAACAAGTTTGAATTTGAGGGGCTGAAGCTAGTTGCTTGTGACTTGGTTGAGTGGAGTTAAATTAAATTTGTAGTAATATATGTATCATAAACTAAATCTAATCAAGATGTATATAACTCTGGCTTGACTTCAAACTGAAAGTGAAATGGTAGTTACGATTTAAGTAAAAATCATTAAAATGCTTGTAAATATCCGACTTGTTTTTGGCCAACAAGCAGCCAAAACTATATACTAATTAAATATGCTAACCAAATTAAACCCAAAATTCAATATATCTCATTCGAAAGTAGGATTTGAGAAGAGCGTGACAATCACATTTTCTACTACTTGGCCCTAATTGACAATTTTCCTTCTTGGAAGTCTTTGACCTGTCCTCCTCTGCGACTAAGGAAAGCTAGGATTGAATGCGAAAGATGGGTTTTTAAAAGGGATTATTTGTTAAGAATCTTCAAGTATTTACAGTTTGGTACCCCCTCTTCATCGACAACCTCAGATTTTTTCTATTTCTCGGTAAGCATCCCGTGGGAAATGGGTCCTTAATAGGATAGTCGAGGCTTCTCCGAGCCAACTCATAATGACAGTGAACCACATCTCCACTAAATAAAGTGCTCGTTTACAGTGGCAGTCCATCTACCTGTGACAATGCATCTTGCATTAGGAAGTTTCAATAGAGCAAAGTAGCTAATAAGTCATCCACCTTCAGTGATATTAGACTAAGCTCTATAATTTGCTTTGGTCATGTTCTGCTCATGCAACCATATTTGTTGTTCGTACATCATGTTTTGTTGGTCCCTAGAACCTTCAAACATCTGTGCACCGGCCAATGCCACAGATGAGTCATTTCTAACAACCCCTGATCCATTGTCTAGATTGTGAGCAGATAAGGTAAACGCCAGAAATGGGTTGTCCCCGTAAGCTTTTGTTGCATTATCTGGAAAGTGAGCAGGAAAGGTTCGAGTTGCTTGAAATGTAGGTGTTGATGAAGCCCCAGTTCCCTTGTCCAGATTGTAAGAAGACAAGGTGGGAGTTGTTTGAATGGTTGGTGCTGATAAAGCTCCCATCCCATTCTTATCTGGATTGTGAGCAGAAAAGATTGGAATTGCTTGTAATGTAAGTGCTGATGAAGCATCCGTCCTATTAGCTAGATGATGAGCAGAAAATGTTGGATTTGCCTGAGCTGCTGGTGCTGATAAAGCCACATTCCCAATGTCTGGATTGTGAGCTGAAAATGTTGGAGTTGCTTGAAATGCAGACGCTGGTAGAGCCTCCTCCGTCTCCATGCAATTTTCTGGCATTTGAGCAGAAAAGTTTGGAGTTTCTTGAAATGTACATGCTGATGAAAACCTTTTTACTGGAAATGACGTCTCAAAGCCTGCAGTGGTGCTGCCTGTGACTACCGGTACTATGGCCAATTCATTTGAATCTTCTGAAAATGGGTTATAGTGTTGCAGTGGCAACTCTGCTGGTTGATTGTTGAAACTATCTAGTGAAAATGTTGGTAATGCTGTTGTTTGATGGTAACTGTTTTCGTAGGACAAACTGGGGACATGTTTATTATGCATAAGATTTAGATCAAGTGAAGTTTGCGTAGGCTGAGTTGCATTCTCTGCCAGTACAATTTCCCAGCCTTCTCCCGACTTAGTATTTTGCCCTTCTTGTTCTTGTTCCGGGAATGCATTGAATGTTGGAATATATTCCGGGAAGGCACCAAATGTGTTTGGCTTTTGTTCCAGATAGGGTTTGTATGGGTGTGGCGAATTTGTGTGTTGTCCTTTATGTTCTTGTTCTGGGATTGCATTGAATGTGGGGATATGTTCTTTTTCTGGAAAGGCACTGAATGTGTGTAGATTTTCTTCCAGATGCAAATTAGGTGTGTGTGGTGCATTAGGCTCTGATTGTGTTGATGGTCGTTGTATGTCTTCTGCAAGCACAAGCTCCCAACCAGTTGGTGCATCAGTCTGTTGCTGCTGCTCTTCTTTAATATTCTTCTTTGCTTCTGCATCTTGCTCTTGTCCAGACCAATCATCGAAGCTTATTAGATCAGCCATTGTATTGGTTACCGGCAAAGAATGAGTTGAGCCAGATTTACACATTTGGAAAGTCTCGTCCGTTTTTGAAGATTCGTGATCTCTCCTATGAATTTCTTGCAGTGCTGGATTTGTATTTGGCAGTGAAGGAAGTGCTAGCCTATTTGGAGATCTTGAAACTGATGGAAATGAAGATCGGTCTTTCAAAAATTCTCTTAATGTTTCTACTCTCTCCTCGGATAATATTTCTACCCTAGGGTATTCAGAATCTCTCCCTACTCCGAGACGTTTACATAAAGAATAAAAGCCACTAAGCTCTGCAAATTGGCTTCTGGCCTTCGAAAAAGTTTGGAAGGCATCAACACAATCTTCATATTGCAAATGGAAAAAACATTTAACAAGAAGAGTAAGACCTTCTGAAATGTCCTTGTATAGATGAAAACTTTCCTGCACAACAGCATGTAAAGAGATTTTAACCAATCGGTTAGTCATGGCTGCGCCTGTTGGTCTTGTGGCAATTGTTCGCTCAAGCAAACGCTGCCACAATGCAATACTATCAAGCAGCACTGATGGTTTCATGTCAACAATTGAATCGTTAGTCCTTTGCCCACCCTTTTCTTCTCTTCTTTTATCGATATTGGTATATCTACGTTGAAGCTTCCCTGTGATAAAACAATCTAAACGCTCATCAAGATAAAGAGCGAACTTTCTAATAAATGCTGTGTAATCCCACGGGCTAGAGCTTGAATCATCGCGAAAATTTGACAGGTTCAGGATTTTGGCCCCTTTTGTCATGACATGGAGCACTTCTTTAGGAAAATATGGATCACCAGCTTGAAAAATTCTAAACACAAGCGTTAAAGATTTTAACGCCACAATCCAGTTACTTGTCCGGCTAATTCTTTTTCCAATAGCTTTGGCACAAGCTGCTGCGTATAATTTGTCAGCAGAAACGAGATGCACGACTTCATATACGTGTCGTTCGTCTGTTGGAGTGTCGTCGTGGGTGGTGGCTTTAAGGACCGCAACCTCCAGGTTTGTATAATGATTGTTTGAAACCTTGGCAATGCTGATGCTGGTTTGATCTTTTACTGCTTCAATTGCCTTCCTTAGCTTGGACGGCATTGCTGTTTATAATCTCATTATAGTTATATAAATCTATGTTTACGAAATGTTCTGTTTGTTAGGGAAGAAGCAGAGAGAAAGAAGAGCTGATTGAGTGTAATTTTTTGCAAAACTTTTGCAGGGAAGAAATGTGTGTTTCCCCTTGAGTCTCTCCTGTCCTTAAATTTTGAAGCTTATTAGTTAATGAATCCTTGGCCCATTTTTCTTGGTGTTTCTTTTGTTTATCGAGCTCGAGTTCGAATCCAGCTACGAGCATCAGTTTATTAGACTTATATCGGCATATCGTAGATCGTTTTCGACATAAATTTCAAGAACTCGAAGAAAATAAAGATCAAGTATCAGATTAACTGAATGAGACTTAACAATAAGGATCTTAATCTTAGTGTTTCTTTTGTTTATCGAGCTCGAGTTCGAATCGAGCTACGAGTATCAGTTTATTAGACTTATATCAGTATATCGTAGATCGTTTTAGACATCAATTTCAAGAACTCGAAGAAAATAAAGATCAAGTATCAGATTAACTGAATGAGACTTAACAAGAATAGCTCTCTAGAGTCTAGCCTAAAATTTACAAATTTTTTTATTCAAATAACCTAGACAACAAATTTAGATACacaaataatttaataaataatattaactacCAAGCATCAGAACAGGACCCTCTGCTTTCATTCTTCATTTTTCTCCCCATCTTCAGTACCCAGTAGGGAATTCACATATTCCGAACTCTGCAAaaaaaacaaataattaaattttcCGTATTTCGTCGATAATAATTAGAGTTTCGACAAATATCCGTCTTCTCTGATAACAATTCGAGCTAAATAACTAATTCCAAATTTTACGTTAGATCTTACAAGTGTGCACATCAATTATACACTACACAGAGTCAATGATCCGTCTTCTCTCGTAACAATTCGAACTAAATAATTAATTCTAAATTTTACGTTAGATGTTACAAATGTACACATCAATTGTACACTACACAGTACATGATTAACCCACTAGTACACTGCACTCAATTATTATCACTATTTTCTTCCGGCATGTTCTTAAAAGAGACATGTGAAGTGGGGTTCTAACTTTCCAGGCTTGATGGACCTTTCCTTTTGTACCACTTTAGATTCCCATGTACTATGTAGTATTTGAATATACACACCTCACTCGCATGCGCATTGTCTAGATCCAACTATAGGCCCCGGTGGCCCGGTATATAAATTTACGGGACTTTAATCGAAATCAGTTTACACGACTCTGAAAGTTAGGTAAATAAGTTTACGTAACTTTAATCAAAATCAATTTCCTAGATCCTAAAATGCAATGCGAAGATGTATAAAAGtcaatttgaaaattttgaaactCGTAAATACCGGATACTAAATGCAATGCGGAGATGTATAAAAGTGTGTAGATAGAGAAAACGTACTAGGTGGATGAGCAACAATATGAGCAGCTCCATTGAAGTCACACGAGCCAGCTACTCTTCCTTTCTTTTGATAAAAACTGTTAAACGCAAACGAAGCATGCGCCTCAAGTGTGTTAGGATCGAAACAAGTGGACCCCGGTTGAATCGGATGGCAATCCGCCCCGCCCTCACCACAAGCATAGTCTAGACCGCGCTGCACCTTATCTTTCCCCGCTTCGACATTCGCTACACACCAGCTTTCCCCAGCTGCACTCACTGATATGTCAGCGATCGGTAACCGATCCGAACCGCGTTCACCACCCCTCTCGTTTACTTTAAAAGAAATATCGTACACTTTTTTTTGGTCGGGATAAAATAGTCCATAATTTCTCTCGGATGTGGGCCCGAATTTTTTGTTTTCGTTGAAAAGCGCGAAGAGATAAACGGTAAGGTTTGTGTTTGGTCTTAAAGGGGTCCCACCTCCAGCTAATACTCGTTTAACAAGGTTACCGTTATAAGCTGCGGCATTTTCAACACTCGCGCCTATTTCATTTTTGTCTCCCTTTGATGGCCACCCGGTTTCCGTTACGACGATGCTAACATCGTCGTATTTTAACGCGGACATTGCCGCGAAAACCGCGTCAATTTGCGCGTCGAATAGGCTGAAATAACGGAGGCCATTGCCCGCGTCGATGACTCCGTTATTTTGGCGGAACAATGCGTAGTCTAGTGAGATGACATCAGCATTCGATTCGTAAGCGAAAAAAGGGTAGGCATTTAACATGAGCGGAGATCCGATTTGACGGAAGAATTCTAACATGGGACGGATCACGGGTTCGAGTTTGGGTTTGAACGATCCCGAGGAAGACGGGTACGAATTTTGGAGAGCGGACAAGGCAATAGGCGACgagatttttattaatttatcgagattATATTTAACCAACGCCGCATGAATATTTTTCATAGCGGGCAGTAAATATTTCGTTGTATTCTTCGGATCAACAAACACTTCATTACCGACCGCAATGGCTTCGATTTGAGTCGAGGGGTAGTACACAACAACATTACGTTGAACCCATGAATTCGCAAACGTAGAATATCTCGCTGCGGCGAAGAGAAGTTCATTCGGTAAATCAACCGTCACTTTAATAATACCGGAACGCGACAAAGATTTGAGAACCGCGGGATCGGTGTCGTAAACTTTGACACGTGTAATGCCTTCGGATTTGAGAAGCTTGGCTACTTTGAATGCTGAGGGTAAGTTGTTTGCTATTCTCCCGTAGTTCACTCCTACCGATCCTTGCCCATCTGtaaaaaaaaccaaaaaaaaagaGTTATATTAGTACGAGTTAAGCTCGAGTTTTCGAAATCCTGGTTCCGTCACTGACACAAAAGGAAGGGGAGGAGTTTTGTTTACCTGCTGCGAGAGAGAACATGAAGAGGAAAAGGAAGGCTAGTGGGTTCATGGTGTTTGTGTTTGGGGATAGTTTGGAGGAATGAGTGTGGAAGGATAGATGGGAGAAATATGAGAGGTGTGAGGGAGATTTATATGAGTGTTGATTATGGTAAGTGGGAGCAGTGGCGGATAATATAAGGGGCCCGAATTTTTTTTTTTAACGAGTTCGAACCGAGTCGGTTTAAAATAGGTTTGAGTTTAACATGTTCTGCTCGAGTTTGACTCAAAATAGGCTCGAGCTGGCTtgaattttttttacaaaatactattttatatattgaattattatgaatattTTCGGCTGAAAATCCTTTTTTAGTTATTGCATTTGCAACCATTAGAATTATTTACAATTTTACCATGATATAAACTGAAGGATATTTTTGCCCCaatgaaaaaaattgaaataaagATAATATTTGCAAAAATTAAAGAGggttatttttaatttttatataatttaaacataaatatttaactaaattaaaaatttaagGGTGGTCGAATGACCCCTTGCCCCTTAGAGTATCGGTCTCTGGACGGTGATAGATGTAGATTTGTAGCGGTAAAATATACGATTGAGCGGGTACAAATTTTGCAACGGTTATAACGTGTTGTAAAAATGACATAAATAGTGGAGGAGTCAGCGTCAGACAGTAGATGATAGATCAGACAGAGAGTAATCAGAGTTAATTTAACATGGAAATTAAGTGGGTCCATGTTGAATTCCAGCCCGTTGCACATGTCGACCGTTAGAATTACTATGTGCCAAAGAGCATGTGTTTATGTGCGGAGCTGAATACCGTCAGGTACGACACAAATTTGATTAAAATAGTTCAAATTCGAGCTGAAACTCGAGCTCGGTTgactttttaattttaaattttgtgaAAAAATTGATAAACTCGAGTTTGGCTCAAAAACTTGAATAGATTTCAACAAATACTAACATAAACTCGAAATATAATTGGCTCGGCTCGAGTTcgattatatatatttaataaaaaaattaaaaaaatagagtTTCGATAAGGCTTGTAAACCATACAAGCCGAATAATTTGAAGTTTGAGTTTGGTTCAGTAAATAATTCGAAAAACTTGAGATCGTCTCGATTATTATCGAGCAAAATTCGAATTTTTAACTAACTATGTTCAAATTTCAAATAACTCACGAACGATTTAAATCGTTTACTGCCGTCAATCATACCATCGCCTGATCTTAATTTATGATATTCTGTATGGGCCAGCTTCCTCATTTTATAATGGGTTGTTCGTGTTTTTGTTTGGTTACTTTACTTCATTATTCTAAAAAACGGAAATCGGCATTATTTGGTAGATCAATCTTTTAGTGATTAATCGGATAATTGGATTGATTAATCAGAGTATTAATCGGAtgtatttaataaaatataaaaataattaatttattatacTAAATATACTAATTTAAGAAACTAGTACAATGAGTAATCAAATTATAAAATCGAATCGGCATAACATATTAAAACGGTTAATCGAGTAATTAATCAGTGATTTTTAGAACATAACTTTACTTTAATGAAttatatatatagacacacacgcttcttttaaaaaatttaactaTAAGATATAATCTccacttattatttttaatatatttctCCTTATTTCATTTATCCTTATTTTCAGGATATTTGACGGTGTTCTCTTATCCGATTTTAAAGTGCAAGTAACTATAGCTATTCAGTGACCTCGGGTTACGAAGACAATTTAGCTACaatttgattattattttatatataatgtaaattttagaatACACTCTTTTTTCCATTTGAGTTTTTTTTCCACGGGTTTTACTTTTACGGGTTTTAACGAGATTTTTTTGTGACTATTTTTTTAGACATTAAGGTTGTATTATCTTAATTTTCGGAGACATCTCTGCATGTTTTTTGGTTAGAtgatactccctctgtccctttcaattgttttCATTTTTTAGAGAGTCTCCGACACGCATATTAAGGTGCATATAAAATATAGTTCTGTAacttttttttacaattttgtttttctaaataaaaattaagacattcaacttttattcagaaaaagaaaattgtaaaaaaaagtTACGGAACTGTACTTTACATacaccttaaaatacgtgtcggacactcttttaaaaatgtaaacaatcgaaagggacggagggagtaaatTTTATGAATGGAAGATATGTACACTTCGAAATTTTATAAATGAAATTGTTTCATGTAGACAAAAAAAGTATGGAGGATATGATATTTAGACCGAGAAGAAAAAAAGGCCCAACAAATAAAATACAGGCCCATAAAGTAGACTTTATGC
The sequence above is drawn from the Apium graveolens cultivar Ventura chromosome 2, ASM990537v1, whole genome shotgun sequence genome and encodes:
- the LOC141707978 gene encoding uncharacterized protein LOC141707978; amino-acid sequence: MPSKLRKAIEAVKDQTSISIAKVSNNHYTNLEVAVLKATTHDDTPTDERHVYEVVHLVSADKLYAAACAKAIGKRISRTSNWIVALKSLTLVFRIFQAGDPYFPKEVLHVMTKGAKILNLSNFRDDSSSSPWDYTAFIRKFALYLDERLDCFITGKLQRRYTNIDKRREEKGGQRTNDSIVDMKPSVLLDSIALWQRLLERTIATRPTGAAMTNRLVKISLHAVVQESFHLYKDISEGLTLLVKCFFHLQYEDCVDAFQTFSKARSQFAELSGFYSLCKRLGVGRDSEYPRVEILSEERVETLREFLKDRSSFPSVSRSPNRLALPSLPNTNPALQEIHRRDHESSKTDETFQMCKSGSTHSLPVTNTMADLISFDDWSGQEQDAEAKKNIKEEQQQQTDAPTGWELVLAEDIQRPSTQSEPNAPHTPNLHLEENLHTFSAFPEKEHIPTFNAIPEQEHKGQHTNSPHPYKPYLEQKPNTFGAFPEYIPTFNAFPEQEQEGQNTKSGEGWEIVLAENATQPTQTSLDLNLMHNKHVPSLSYENSYHQTTALPTFSLDSFNNQPAELPLQHYNPFSEDSNELAIVPVVTGSTTAGFETSFPVKRFSSACTFQETPNFSAQMPENCMETEEALPASAFQATPTFSAHNPDIGNVALSAPAAQANPTFSAHHLANRTDASSALTLQAIPIFSAHNPDKNGMGALSAPTIQTTPTLSSYNLDKGTGASSTPTFQATRTFPAHFPDNATKAYGDNPFLAFTLSAHNLDNGSGVVRNDSSVALAGAQMFEGSRDQQNMMYEQQIWLHEQNMTKANYRA
- the LOC141706670 gene encoding glucan endo-1,3-beta-glucosidase 12-like; this translates as MNPLAFLFLFMFSLAADGQGSVGVNYGRIANNLPSAFKVAKLLKSEGITRVKVYDTDPAVLKSLSRSGIIKVTVDLPNELLFAAARYSTFANSWVQRNVVVYYPSTQIEAIAVGNEVFVDPKNTTKYLLPAMKNIHAALVKYNLDKLIKISSPIALSALQNSYPSSSGSFKPKLEPVIRPMLEFFRQIGSPLMLNAYPFFAYESNADVISLDYALFRQNNGVIDAGNGLRYFSLFDAQIDAVFAAMSALKYDDVSIVVTETGWPSKGDKNEIGASVENAAAYNGNLVKRVLAGGGTPLRPNTNLTVYLFALFNENKKFGPTSERNYGLFYPDQKKVYDISFKVNERGGERGSDRLPIADISVSAAGESWCVANVEAGKDKVQRGLDYACGEGGADCHPIQPGSTCFDPNTLEAHASFAFNSFYQKKGRVAGSCDFNGAAHIVAHPPKFGICEFPTGY